The sequence CGACCACCAATAGCCCGGGCAGTGATCCGACTGGCGCTTGGGATCGCTCGTCACGTCGGCGAGATCGGCATAGCCATAGGCAGCGCGGTTCCAGCGCTTCATCGCCAGATAATGCGTGCGCCCGATCGCTCGCCAGCGCGGATCGTGATCGAGCAGCCACAGATTGAACGCGCCATCGGCCAGCTCGGGCCGCAGCTTGTTGCTGGCATGCGTCACCTGATCGGTGCCGTAATCGAAACCCTCGGGCAGCACGCCGTAGCGATCCTGCAGCCAGCTCCACGCCATCGTGCAGGCGACACCGGTCGCATGTGCACCCCCTTGGGCGAGCAGGCCGCCGTAGAAGGAGGCGAGCTCGATCTGGTTGCGGTTGAGGATCGCGCCGGTCTTGAAATCGACATCGGCGAACCACAGGCGCCCGTCGCGCCGATCCTGCTGGTGGCGCAGGATGGCGGCGGTGCAGACGTCGTACATCCGCTTGCAGTCGCGGTCGCCGAACAATTGCCAGCCGTCCCACAGATATTCGTAATAGCTGTCGCTCGGCGGCCCGACGGTGGCGCGGCGACTGAGCCATTGCCCGGTCTCGGCATCGATCGTGTCGGCGAGCAGGCCGATCTTCGAGCGGCGCTCGAACAAGGCCACCTGCGCGCGCTTGGCGGCGTCGTAATAGCGGCGGTCGCCGGTCAGCTTCGACAAAGTGCCGAATTCGGGCAGATATGTGCCGATCTCCGCCGGATTGGTCTGCGGATCGCGCACCTTGCCGGAGCGGAGGTTGACGTAGCGATAGGGCAGGCCGGTCTTGGTGGCGAAGGCCGGCATCAGCCGATCGGTCAGGTCGCGCGCCAATGCCAGCAGCTTGGGCTCGCCGCCGGCATGATGTGCGGAGAGCAAGCCGCCGACGATACGGATCGCGATCTCGAAGACCTGCACCTCGCCGTCGATGTCGAAGCTCAGCTCCGACATGACCCAATGGAGCGCGTCGTTGAAGCGATCGTCGAGCCCCATCACCCACAATGTATCCATCGCCTCGATCAGGCTGAGCCCGAGATGGCGATCGGGCAGCACGAAGCTGGAGAAGGTGCCGCTGATCGGCTTAATCTCGTCGCGGCCCCACGCTTTCGTGCGATAATGGTCCCATGCCCAGGCCATCTCGCTCTTCACATCCTCGCCCAGTGCATGCCAGTCGGTCCGATCGGCGGCGAGTGCGGGTAGGGGCGCTGCGGAGAGCGTGGCGGCGGCAAGAAAGCTGCGGCGAGTGGATGCGATCATATGCGGAGCCTAACGCGGCGAACCTTGACCGTCATATAAAGAATTCCTTATATGGGTCGCTCAATCGCGCCAGCACGACCCAGGTTGCGATCGGGAGCATCGGATGACCGCATTGTCGCTCGCTCAGTTGGCGGAGGCGCGCAGCGCGCTGGAGGCGCCGCTGTTCGCCGATCTGGCCGGCGATGCCGCCGTGAGCTTCGAATTCTTCCCGCCCAAGACGGAGAAGATGGAGGAGACATTGTGGGCGTCGGTCGAGATGCTCGCGCCGCTCCAGCCACGCTTCGTCTCGGTCACCTATGGCGCCGGCGGCTCGACCCGCGAGCGCACCCACGCGACCGTGGCGCGGATCGCGCGCGAGACCTCG is a genomic window of Sphingomonas nostoxanthinifaciens containing:
- a CDS encoding glycoside hydrolase family 47 protein — its product is MIASTRRSFLAAATLSAAPLPALAADRTDWHALGEDVKSEMAWAWDHYRTKAWGRDEIKPISGTFSSFVLPDRHLGLSLIEAMDTLWVMGLDDRFNDALHWVMSELSFDIDGEVQVFEIAIRIVGGLLSAHHAGGEPKLLALARDLTDRLMPAFATKTGLPYRYVNLRSGKVRDPQTNPAEIGTYLPEFGTLSKLTGDRRYYDAAKRAQVALFERRSKIGLLADTIDAETGQWLSRRATVGPPSDSYYEYLWDGWQLFGDRDCKRMYDVCTAAILRHQQDRRDGRLWFADVDFKTGAILNRNQIELASFYGGLLAQGGAHATGVACTMAWSWLQDRYGVLPEGFDYGTDQVTHASNKLRPELADGAFNLWLLDHDPRWRAIGRTHYLAMKRWNRAAYGYADLADVTSDPKRQSDHCPGYWWSEQMKYYYLLFADTPRFDYRRNYLSTEGNVLLGFRRP